In Halomarina salina, one DNA window encodes the following:
- a CDS encoding DUF58 domain-containing protein — MSLPLTRRTGQRRGMAAAALGLAGVGVLTGQASLVLASVVAVALAAHGRAGTPPSVDLAVERTLSTASPKRDEDVVVSVSVTNEGESTAPDLRFIDGVPEALSVADGSPRHATALRPGESTTFDYEVTAERGHHTFDPLYVVAHDSSGDAARHTEIPVATDLRCVPALPIPAALPLRATAAGITGQTVTPEGGAGVAFHTIREYRRGDPLNRIDWNRAARTGDLSTVEFQRERSATVVLLLDARPSGYVASDAADRTVLERAIEAAGAVYEGRRLVGDRVGVAALSPTECWLAPGSGSGHRARVRDLLGTHEALAPLPDDDDPFFGVIAIRRLRRTLPTDAQVVFCTPLVDDYAMQAARRIDASGNRVTVVSPDPTVGGTSGQRLARVERSLRCSTLREAGIPVVDWGEESFQSTVANAVRRWSA, encoded by the coding sequence ATGAGTCTCCCGCTCACGCGCCGGACCGGGCAGCGTCGCGGGATGGCCGCCGCCGCCCTCGGACTCGCGGGTGTCGGCGTCCTCACCGGGCAGGCGAGCCTCGTGCTCGCGTCCGTGGTCGCAGTCGCGCTGGCGGCCCACGGTCGAGCGGGGACGCCTCCGAGCGTGGACCTCGCCGTCGAGCGGACCCTGTCGACCGCGAGTCCGAAACGCGACGAGGACGTCGTCGTCAGCGTCTCGGTGACCAACGAGGGTGAGTCGACCGCCCCCGACCTGCGCTTCATCGACGGCGTTCCCGAGGCGCTGTCGGTGGCCGACGGGTCGCCTCGACACGCCACCGCGCTCCGCCCCGGCGAGTCGACGACGTTCGACTACGAGGTGACCGCCGAGCGGGGCCACCACACGTTCGACCCGCTGTACGTCGTCGCCCACGACAGCAGCGGCGACGCCGCCAGACACACCGAGATACCCGTCGCGACCGACCTGCGCTGTGTGCCCGCGCTCCCGATTCCCGCGGCGCTCCCGTTGCGGGCGACGGCGGCCGGTATCACCGGCCAGACGGTCACGCCCGAGGGCGGTGCTGGCGTCGCGTTCCACACCATCCGCGAGTACCGCCGCGGCGACCCGCTCAACCGCATCGACTGGAACCGGGCCGCCCGGACGGGCGACCTCTCGACCGTCGAGTTCCAGCGCGAGCGCTCGGCGACGGTCGTCCTCCTCCTCGACGCGCGACCGTCGGGGTACGTCGCCAGCGACGCGGCGGACCGGACCGTCCTCGAACGCGCTATCGAGGCGGCCGGGGCGGTGTACGAGGGTCGCCGCCTCGTCGGTGACCGCGTCGGCGTCGCCGCGCTGTCGCCGACGGAGTGCTGGCTCGCGCCGGGGTCCGGGAGCGGCCACCGCGCTCGCGTCCGCGACCTGCTCGGCACGCACGAGGCGCTCGCGCCGCTGCCCGACGACGACGACCCGTTCTTCGGCGTCATCGCCATCAGGCGGCTCCGCCGGACGCTCCCGACGGACGCGCAGGTGGTGTTCTGCACGCCGCTCGTCGACGACTACGCGATGCAGGCCGCCCGACGCATCGACGCGTCGGGGAACCGCGTCACCGTCGTCAGCCCCGACCCCACGGTCGGTGGGACGTCGGGCCAGCGGCTCGCCCGCGTCGAGCGGTCGCTACGCTGTTCGACGCTCCGGGAGGCGGGCATCCCGGTCGTCGACTGGGGCGAGGAGTCGTTCCAGTCGACGGTCGCCAACGCCGTCCGGCGGTGGTCGGCGTGA
- a CDS encoding TIGR03557 family F420-dependent LLM class oxidoreductase, translating to MSDLSLGYTLSSEEHEPMALVDQARRAEEVGFDFLSISDHFHPWVGEQGESPFVWSTLGGVAAVTEDVEVGVGVVCPTMRIHPAILAQAAATTADMFDGRFVFGVGTGELLNEHVLGDQWPEHEVRLRMLDEAVEVIRELWTGDQTSFHGEFYDVQNAKLFTLPEENPPICVSAFGDRAAAAAAEFGDGFWSVGPQDVVETWEEAGGEGPRYTQLHACVAEDEDEAARTAHQQWPNSALPGELNAHLPTPTHFEQACEMVSEEDMRESSIMLGDDAQQHIDSIQESVDAGYDHVYVHQIGDDQQAALDFYEEEVLPSF from the coding sequence ATGAGCGACCTGTCACTGGGGTACACGCTGTCGAGCGAGGAACACGAGCCGATGGCGCTCGTCGACCAGGCGCGCCGGGCCGAGGAGGTCGGATTCGACTTCCTCTCCATCTCGGACCACTTCCACCCGTGGGTCGGCGAGCAGGGCGAGTCCCCGTTCGTCTGGAGCACGCTCGGCGGCGTCGCCGCCGTCACCGAGGACGTCGAGGTGGGCGTCGGCGTCGTCTGCCCGACGATGCGCATCCACCCCGCCATCCTCGCGCAGGCGGCGGCGACCACCGCTGACATGTTCGACGGCCGGTTCGTGTTCGGCGTCGGCACCGGCGAACTGCTCAACGAACACGTCCTCGGCGACCAGTGGCCCGAACACGAGGTCCGCCTGCGGATGCTCGACGAGGCAGTCGAGGTCATCCGCGAACTGTGGACGGGCGACCAGACGAGCTTCCACGGCGAGTTCTACGACGTGCAGAACGCGAAGCTGTTCACCCTGCCCGAGGAGAACCCGCCCATCTGCGTCTCGGCGTTCGGCGACCGCGCCGCGGCCGCCGCCGCCGAGTTCGGCGACGGCTTCTGGTCGGTCGGCCCGCAGGACGTCGTCGAGACGTGGGAGGAGGCGGGTGGCGAGGGGCCGCGGTACACGCAGCTCCACGCCTGCGTCGCCGAGGACGAGGACGAAGCCGCCCGGACGGCCCACCAGCAGTGGCCCAACAGCGCGCTCCCCGGCGAACTGAACGCGCACCTCCCGACGCCGACGCACTTCGAGCAGGCCTGCGAGATGGTGAGCGAAGAGGACATGCGCGAGAGCAGCATCATGCTCGGTGACGACGCCCAGCAGCACATCGACAGCATCCAGGAGAGCGTCGACGCGGGCTACGACCACGTCTACGTCCACCAGATCGGCGACGACCAGCAGGCGGCGCTCGACTTCTACGAAGAAGAAGTGCTGCCGTCGTTCTGA
- a CDS encoding DUF7269 family protein: MRKAVAVGVVTVVVGLVAAVGLVTVPLPSALVTVVGLVAVLVALQAARQGLGPSEAPVLPTPERRQAATVPGDEFDESLASASRHGRIGGATDRDAVRDRLREVAVEVLTRYDGDTPEQARRRLAEGTWTDDAHAAAFFGSDADSSVTVADRVRFFVTSDSAFRRQAAHVVAVLDRRVAGGR; the protein is encoded by the coding sequence ATGAGGAAGGCCGTCGCCGTCGGCGTGGTGACAGTCGTCGTCGGTCTCGTCGCCGCCGTCGGCCTCGTGACCGTCCCGCTCCCGTCTGCGCTCGTCACCGTCGTCGGTCTCGTCGCGGTGCTCGTCGCCCTCCAGGCCGCCCGCCAGGGGCTCGGCCCCTCCGAAGCGCCCGTCCTGCCGACGCCCGAGCGTCGCCAGGCCGCGACGGTGCCGGGGGACGAGTTCGACGAGTCGCTGGCGTCTGCCTCCCGCCACGGCCGCATCGGCGGGGCGACCGACCGCGACGCGGTCCGCGACCGACTCCGAGAAGTCGCTGTCGAGGTGCTCACGCGCTACGACGGGGACACGCCCGAGCAGGCCCGCCGACGGCTCGCGGAGGGGACGTGGACCGACGACGCGCACGCGGCGGCGTTCTTCGGCTCGGACGCCGACTCCAGCGTGACCGTCGCCGACCGCGTCAGGTTCTTCGTGACCAGCGACTCGGCGTTCCGACGACAGGCCGCCCACGTCGTCGCCGTGCTCGACCGACGGGTCGCGGGGGGTCGATGA
- a CDS encoding DUF7519 family protein produces MSSVVDTRPSTNDAALVGGVGTVGAVTLLTSPNALVFGLLGTLLFAGGTAVGAGRVVSLGLVASLGGVVVGALTGVGVVFVVAATTCFLVAWDAANQALALGETVGREAVSQRALSVHAAVAGGVASVAAGVGYGVYLAVGGGRPVGALVLLLVGAVLLASALR; encoded by the coding sequence GTGAGCAGCGTCGTCGACACCCGGCCGTCGACGAACGACGCGGCACTGGTCGGCGGTGTCGGCACCGTCGGCGCGGTGACGCTCCTCACGTCGCCGAACGCGCTCGTCTTCGGCCTGCTCGGGACGCTCCTGTTCGCCGGGGGGACGGCCGTCGGGGCGGGCCGCGTCGTCTCGCTCGGCCTCGTCGCGTCGCTCGGGGGCGTCGTCGTCGGTGCGCTGACGGGCGTCGGCGTCGTGTTCGTCGTCGCGGCGACGACGTGCTTCCTCGTCGCGTGGGACGCCGCCAACCAGGCGCTCGCTCTCGGGGAAACGGTCGGGCGCGAGGCGGTCTCCCAGCGGGCGCTGTCGGTCCACGCGGCCGTCGCGGGCGGCGTCGCCAGCGTCGCCGCCGGGGTCGGGTACGGCGTCTACCTCGCCGTCGGCGGGGGGCGACCGGTCGGTGCGCTCGTGTTGCTGCTCGTGGGTGCGGTGTTGCTCGCGTCGGCGCTGCGCTGA